A DNA window from Falco peregrinus isolate bFalPer1 chromosome 8, bFalPer1.pri, whole genome shotgun sequence contains the following coding sequences:
- the HAT1 gene encoding histone acetyltransferase type B catalytic subunit isoform X2 produces the protein MAGLTAMEKKLAEYKCNTNEAIQLKLVRFPEDLEDDNTTFNPEYSHQVFGDDEVAFGYKGLKILLYYIAGNLSTLFRIEYTSKVNEKFDCVEADDVESKIREIIPPGFCTNTDDFVSLLEKEVNFKPFGMLLHTYSVHNEEAGEDITYQIYKADMTCTGFREYHERLQTFLMWFIETASFIDVDDERWNYFLVFEKYNKDGATLFATVGYMTVYNYYVYPDKTRPRVSQMLILPPFQGEGHGAQLLETVHRYYMSSPTVLDITAEDPSENYVKLRDFVLVKLCQDLLCFSPGKLMQGFTQEMVMEAQQKLKINKQHTRRVYEILRLRATDMGDAEQSRSYRLDVKRRLIGPYKMQRTFTYSSAEDPVLGS, from the exons ATGGCGG GACTTACTGCTATGGAGAAGAAGCTGGCTGAATACAAGTGTAATACAAATGAAGCAATTCAGCTGAAACTAG TTCGCTTTCCTGAGGATTTGGAGGATGACAACACAACATTTAATCCAGAGTATAGCCATCAAGTGTTCGGAGACGA TGAAGTTGCTTTTGGATACAAGGGACTGAAGATCCTCTTGTACTATATTGCTGGTAACCTGTCAACGCTCTTCCGCATCGAATATACATCTAAAGTTAATGAAAAGTTTGACTGTGTGGAG GCAGATGATGTTGAAAGTAAAATTAGAGAAATCATTCCTCCTGGCTTTTGCACAAACACAGATGACTTTGTGTCTCTTCTGGAGAAGGAGGTCAACTTCAAGCCCTTTGGAATGCTGCTACACACATATTCTGTCCATAATGAGGAAGCTGGTGAAGATATAACATATCAGATATACAAG GCCGACATGACATGTACAGGCTTTCGAGAATATCATGAAAGGCTTCAGACGTTCTTGATGTGGTTTATTGAAACTGCTAGCTTTATTGATGTAGATGATGAAAGATGGAACTACTTTCTAGT ATTTGAGAAGTATAATAAGGATGGAGCTACGCTCTTTGCGACCGTAGGCTACATGACAGTCTATAATTACTATGTGTACCCAGACAAAACCCGGCCACGTGTAAG CCAGATGCTGATCTTGCCACCATTCCAAGGAGAAGGCCATGGTGCTCAGCTGCTTGAAACAGTTCATAGATACTATATGTCTTCTCCTACAGTACTTGATATAACAG cTGAAGATCCATCTGAAAACTATGTGAAGCTAAGAGACTTTGTCCTTGTAAAGCTCTGTCaagatttgctttgtttttccccaggaaaGTTAATGCAAGGTTTCACCCAAGAAATGGTGATGGAAGCTcaacaaaaactgaaaataaataag CAACACACAAGACGAGTTTATGAAATTCTCCGATTGCGTGCAACAGATATGGGTGATGCAGAACAGTCCAGAAGCTATCGATTGGACGTTAAAAGAAGACTGATTGGCCCTTATAAG ATGCAGAGAACGTTCACGTACAGCAGTGCTGAAGATCCTGTGCTTGGCTCCTGA